A region from the uncultured Draconibacterium sp. genome encodes:
- the folE gene encoding GTP cyclohydrolase I FolE encodes MCSPKNNNSNGYQRNDLFNEEATEKLSGHYKKILSIVGEDPLREGLDKTPERVAKAMQFLLQGYQMDPVEILQSAMFKEDYRQMVIVKDIEIYSMCEHHMLPFIGKAHVAYIPNGTITGLSKIARVVDVFARRLQVQERLTTQIKDCIQETLKPLGVAVVIEAQHLCMQMRGVQKQHSITTTSDFTGAFEKVATREEFIKLISSKLS; translated from the coding sequence ATGTGTTCACCGAAGAATAACAACTCGAATGGTTACCAGAGAAATGACCTTTTTAATGAAGAAGCAACAGAAAAACTCTCGGGCCATTACAAAAAAATTTTAAGTATTGTTGGCGAAGACCCTTTGCGCGAGGGGTTGGATAAAACGCCTGAAAGAGTAGCCAAAGCCATGCAGTTCCTGCTGCAGGGTTACCAAATGGATCCGGTGGAGATTTTGCAATCAGCCATGTTTAAAGAAGATTACCGCCAAATGGTTATTGTAAAAGATATTGAGATTTACTCGATGTGTGAACACCACATGCTTCCGTTTATTGGCAAAGCACATGTAGCCTACATCCCGAACGGCACCATTACCGGATTAAGCAAAATTGCGCGGGTGGTTGATGTTTTTGCCCGTCGGCTGCAAGTACAGGAACGTTTAACCACACAGATTAAAGACTGCATTCAGGAAACTTTAAAACCGTTGGGGGTAGCCGTAGTAATTGAGGCACAACACCTTTGCATGCAGATGCGCGGTGTACAAAAACAACATTCTATTACCACAACATCTGATTTTACCGGGGCTTTTGAGAAAGTAGCTACACGCGAGGAGTTCATTAAACTTATCAGCTCTAAATTGAGTTAA
- the mqnB gene encoding futalosine hydrolase, protein MEILIVAATTMEIKLIVDELEKVEELSHLVKSYRLGGLSIDILVAGIGTSFTTFHLVNALRDKKYDAVINIGVAGSLTRELKIGEVVNVYSDEYADLGIEKQHEFLTLFESGYLNVNEFPFENGQLKASNSNGWIKLKKVKGITTNKSYGRDSSIAEIKEKFTAHVESMEGAAVFYVCNWLGVSCYQLRSVSNYVEPRDSEKWNIPLALENLKEEVIGILRLIPVPVN, encoded by the coding sequence ATGGAAATTTTGATTGTAGCAGCCACTACAATGGAAATAAAGTTGATTGTTGATGAGCTGGAGAAGGTTGAAGAATTAAGTCATTTGGTAAAATCATATCGGCTTGGCGGCTTAAGTATCGATATCCTGGTAGCTGGAATCGGAACCTCGTTTACCACTTTTCACTTGGTAAATGCTTTACGCGATAAGAAATATGATGCGGTAATAAACATTGGTGTAGCCGGAAGCCTCACCCGTGAGCTTAAAATTGGTGAGGTAGTAAATGTTTACAGCGATGAGTATGCCGACCTGGGTATAGAAAAACAGCATGAATTTTTAACCCTTTTTGAATCGGGGTATTTAAATGTTAACGAGTTTCCTTTTGAAAATGGCCAGCTAAAAGCAAGTAACTCAAACGGCTGGATCAAGTTAAAAAAAGTAAAGGGCATTACTACCAATAAAAGTTATGGCCGCGATAGCAGTATTGCTGAAATTAAGGAAAAATTTACCGCACACGTTGAGTCGATGGAAGGCGCTGCCGTATTTTACGTGTGTAACTGGCTGGGGGTAAGCTGTTACCAGCTACGATCGGTTTCAAATTATGTCGAACCCCGCGATTCGGAAAAGTGGAATATACCGCTTGCTCTTGAAAATTTGAAAGAAGAAGTAATCGGTATTTTAAGGCTGATACCTGTGCCGGTAAATTAA
- the rfaD gene encoding ADP-glyceromanno-heptose 6-epimerase, whose amino-acid sequence MIVVTGAAGFIGSYLVGKLNKAGYNDLVLVDKFDDPWKDLNLLKKKYQKFIDRDDFFKWLIKNARDVDFIFHLGARTDTVGQEPELYQQLNLIYSQRLWNICSEIQVPLLYASSAATYGNGEDGFSDEHQKIQDLRPLNLYGWSKHDFDVWALKQFRTPPFWAGMKFFNVYGPNEYHKGRMASVVLHAYKTIKETGHMHLFRSHHKAYKDGEQSRDFIYVEDIADVMMFFMENQDNSGIYNVGTGKARSFLDLTKAVFDSMNKNPEISFIDTPVDLRGRYQYFTEAEMQKLRDVGYNKSFVELEDGVNEYVNKYLLDEACF is encoded by the coding sequence ATGATAGTTGTAACAGGAGCTGCCGGATTTATCGGAAGTTATTTAGTAGGAAAACTCAACAAAGCAGGTTATAACGACCTGGTATTGGTTGACAAATTTGATGACCCCTGGAAAGATTTAAATCTGTTAAAAAAGAAATATCAGAAATTTATTGACCGCGACGATTTTTTTAAATGGTTAATAAAAAATGCCCGGGATGTTGATTTTATCTTTCACCTTGGAGCGCGAACCGATACCGTTGGGCAGGAACCGGAGCTTTATCAGCAACTTAACTTAATTTATTCACAACGGCTGTGGAATATCTGTTCCGAAATTCAGGTGCCATTGTTGTACGCTTCTTCTGCGGCAACCTACGGAAATGGAGAAGATGGTTTTTCCGATGAGCATCAAAAAATTCAGGATCTAAGGCCACTAAATCTTTATGGCTGGTCGAAACACGATTTTGATGTTTGGGCATTAAAACAGTTTCGTACGCCACCATTTTGGGCTGGCATGAAATTTTTTAATGTTTATGGCCCAAACGAATACCATAAAGGAAGGATGGCTTCAGTAGTGTTACATGCCTACAAAACCATAAAAGAAACAGGCCACATGCACTTGTTCCGTTCGCACCACAAAGCATACAAAGATGGCGAACAGAGCCGCGACTTTATATACGTAGAAGATATTGCCGATGTAATGATGTTTTTTATGGAAAATCAGGATAATTCAGGCATTTATAACGTGGGAACCGGAAAAGCCCGCTCTTTTCTTGACCTTACTAAAGCGGTGTTTGATAGTATGAACAAAAATCCGGAAATATCATTTATTGACACACCTGTTGATTTGCGTGGAAGGTACCAGTATTTTACCGAAGCAGAAATGCAAAAGTTGCGCGATGTTGGCTATAATAAATCGTTTGTTGAATTGGAAGACGGCGTTAACGAGTATGTAAATAAGTACTTGTTGGATGAAGCGTGTTTTTAA
- a CDS encoding lysoplasmalogenase gives MKKILLHILFVAIVFADLLGEYLHNPQIDCFAKPLLLIWIAGYFFLHARNIDKKVVVFAGFAFLFSWIGDLFMMFAADFLYFVCGIASFLIAQVVYSFLFLRTIDLSGKKPFLKKKPMWLIPYIAFGLVVYIVLFPQLDLLLRIAIFVYVLAILGMSAMALNRFGNGHPISFSLVFTGSLFFVLSDSLIAVNRFLVSIPYEGLLVMVCYIAAQYLIMLGLLKQYE, from the coding sequence ATGAAAAAGATTTTGCTTCATATTCTTTTTGTTGCAATTGTTTTTGCCGATTTATTAGGCGAGTACTTACATAATCCACAGATTGATTGTTTTGCCAAACCTTTATTGCTCATATGGATTGCGGGCTACTTTTTTTTACATGCAAGAAATATTGATAAGAAGGTGGTAGTGTTTGCCGGCTTTGCCTTTCTTTTTAGCTGGATTGGCGACCTTTTTATGATGTTTGCCGCAGATTTTTTATACTTTGTTTGTGGTATCGCTTCGTTTTTGATTGCCCAGGTGGTTTATTCTTTTTTGTTTTTGCGAACTATTGATCTTTCAGGGAAAAAACCATTTTTAAAAAAGAAACCCATGTGGTTAATCCCGTACATCGCTTTTGGGCTTGTCGTTTATATTGTGCTTTTTCCACAGCTTGATCTTTTGCTACGTATTGCAATTTTTGTTTATGTGCTTGCCATTTTGGGTATGTCGGCCATGGCTTTAAACCGCTTTGGCAACGGTCATCCCATAAGTTTTAGTCTGGTGTTTACAGGTTCGTTGTTTTTTGTATTATCCGATTCGTTGATTGCTGTAAATCGTTTTCTTGTATCAATTCCATACGAAGGATTGTTGGTAATGGTGTGCTACATTGCCGCCCAATACCTTATTATGTTGGGATTGTTGAAACAATACGAATAA
- a CDS encoding sigma-70 family RNA polymerase sigma factor, which yields MEQKDDIYYIEKVKAGQTNYFSYIVERYQDIVFSIAMKVLKNREDAEEMAQESFIKAYKSLHTFKGNAKFSTWLYRITYNNCISEVRKRKMHFTSTDDVQIADEAEEMNMDGIPEENRAQAIKAAMDKLPEDEYTLILLYYFEEQSIEEISKVTKLSESNTKVKLYRARKKLYTILNELMKDELYTIL from the coding sequence ATGGAGCAAAAAGACGATATCTATTACATAGAAAAAGTAAAGGCCGGACAGACCAATTACTTTTCTTATATCGTGGAAAGATATCAGGATATCGTTTTCTCCATTGCAATGAAAGTTCTAAAAAATCGTGAAGACGCCGAGGAAATGGCACAGGAGAGTTTTATAAAGGCATACAAATCGTTGCACACCTTTAAAGGAAATGCAAAATTCTCGACCTGGCTCTACCGAATTACGTACAACAATTGTATCTCGGAGGTCAGAAAAAGGAAAATGCATTTTACATCAACCGATGATGTGCAGATTGCCGATGAAGCTGAAGAAATGAACATGGATGGAATTCCGGAAGAAAACAGGGCACAAGCTATTAAAGCCGCCATGGATAAATTACCGGAAGATGAATATACACTAATACTTTTATATTATTTCGAGGAACAGTCGATTGAAGAGATTAGCAAAGTAACAAAGCTATCAGAAAGCAATACAAAAGTGAAACTTTACAGGGCACGTAAAAAGCTCTATACTATTTTAAATGAATTAATGAAAGACGAGTTATACACTATATTATGA
- a CDS encoding DUF6249 domain-containing protein — protein sequence MEGLFVPIGFFLAIFAILYVYWTTRTKERLALVEKGLDAGIFKGECSQLSLVKWGIFLIAVGLGVVVGFALSNVMNEVVAFFTAILVLGGLGLIVAYVITSKLLKNKE from the coding sequence ATGGAAGGATTATTTGTACCAATCGGTTTTTTTCTGGCAATTTTCGCCATCTTGTATGTTTACTGGACAACACGTACAAAAGAACGCCTGGCCTTAGTAGAAAAAGGGCTCGATGCCGGAATATTTAAAGGAGAATGTTCGCAGTTATCGCTGGTTAAATGGGGAATCTTTTTAATTGCAGTTGGATTAGGAGTAGTTGTAGGCTTTGCGTTATCAAACGTAATGAATGAGGTAGTTGCCTTCTTTACTGCAATACTTGTTCTTGGAGGACTTGGTTTAATTGTAGCTTACGTAATTACATCTAAATTATTGAAGAATAAAGAATAG
- a CDS encoding M64 family metallopeptidase — protein sequence MKLKFSVILFLLPFMGLAQHHYNTHFKNNTLRFDFLLGGNKDEVVVYPQQIKEEPYWGGSKTNLIDSFNYGSYRYRVFDLKTNELIYSKGFSTLFQEWQTTADAKTGNKTFYQAALFPFPKHDVRLEIDARQWDGTFETIFETDINPKDYFILKEDTPDFKTKDIVKNGDPAKKVDIVILAEGYTAAEMEDFYDDAAKVSGYLFDTEPFKSEKEHFNVCAVFAPSAESGTDVPGEHIYKNTYFNTSYYTFDLPRYLTTADMKPVYDAAACVPYDQIYVLVNTERYGGGGFYNFVSVCTADNELSKQVFVHEFGHGFAGLGDEYYNSAVAYEDFYNLEIEPWEPNITTLVDFDKKWKNMIDSDTPVPTPRKNKYKNTVGVYEGGGYMAEGIYSPYIDCQMKSNEAEGFCPVCQEAIRRVIRFYSE from the coding sequence ATGAAGCTGAAGTTTTCTGTTATTCTTTTTCTATTGCCATTTATGGGCCTGGCTCAACACCATTATAACACCCATTTTAAAAACAATACCCTGCGTTTTGATTTTCTGCTGGGTGGAAATAAGGACGAAGTTGTTGTTTACCCGCAACAAATAAAAGAAGAACCCTATTGGGGCGGCTCAAAAACCAATCTCATTGATAGCTTTAATTACGGAAGTTATCGCTATCGGGTTTTCGATTTGAAAACCAACGAACTGATTTACAGCAAAGGTTTTAGTACCCTGTTTCAGGAATGGCAAACTACAGCCGATGCAAAAACCGGCAACAAAACCTTTTACCAGGCTGCACTTTTCCCCTTTCCGAAACACGATGTACGTTTGGAAATTGATGCCCGTCAGTGGGACGGAACTTTTGAAACAATTTTTGAAACTGATATCAATCCAAAAGATTATTTTATTTTAAAAGAAGACACACCTGATTTTAAAACCAAAGACATTGTTAAAAACGGCGATCCGGCAAAAAAAGTTGACATTGTTATTTTGGCTGAAGGTTACACGGCTGCCGAAATGGAAGATTTTTATGATGATGCGGCAAAGGTTTCGGGCTATTTGTTCGATACAGAGCCATTCAAGTCGGAAAAAGAACACTTTAATGTGTGTGCCGTTTTTGCGCCGTCGGCAGAATCAGGAACCGATGTGCCGGGCGAACACATTTACAAAAACACTTATTTTAATACCAGCTATTACACCTTCGATTTGCCGCGCTACCTGACTACTGCCGACATGAAACCCGTTTACGATGCGGCGGCCTGTGTTCCTTACGACCAAATTTATGTGCTGGTAAATACCGAACGTTACGGCGGCGGTGGATTTTACAACTTTGTTTCGGTATGTACTGCCGATAACGAGTTAAGCAAACAGGTTTTTGTACATGAATTTGGTCATGGTTTTGCCGGTTTAGGAGACGAATACTACAACTCGGCAGTAGCGTACGAAGATTTCTATAACCTTGAGATTGAACCGTGGGAACCCAACATAACAACTTTGGTTGATTTTGATAAAAAATGGAAAAACATGATAGACTCAGACACTCCGGTTCCAACACCACGAAAAAATAAATATAAAAATACCGTTGGTGTTTACGAAGGAGGTGGCTACATGGCTGAAGGAATTTATAGTCCTTATATTGATTGCCAGATGAAAAGCAACGAAGCCGAAGGTTTTTGCCCGGTGTGCCAGGAAGCTATTCGAAGAGTTATCCGCTTTTATTCGGAATAG
- a CDS encoding mechanosensitive ion channel domain-containing protein: MRSVFKLLLEYFREFGGSEFWVKPTAAIITMLIIFFVAWLAHFITRQVLVRIVVRIAKRTKTTWDDILVGNKLFNGLAHLVPAFIILYTANFSFPVLHQELSELEPEVLAELSKDHYFKLAGFLIKIAKIYFTIIIVFVANSVLNSGMEIYNTTEYSHHRPIKGYIQLIKILVYFMAGIMVLAVLLNRNPTVLLTGLGAMAAVLLLVFKDTILGFVASIQLSANDMVKIGDWIEMPSHKADGTVIDITLNTVKVQNWDKTISTIPTYALVAESFYNWKGMEESGGRRIKRSVAIDTNTIKFCDAAMLSRFEKFDLIRDYVREKEQELKEYNKGKNLAEEDYISGRHQTNVGIFRKYLEVYLRQHPKIKQDLTFLVRQLAPQGKGLPIEIYVFSNDQAWANYEAIQADIFDHIFAVIPEFELRVFQEPTGADIEKIGIR; the protein is encoded by the coding sequence ATGAGATCGGTTTTTAAACTTTTGCTTGAATATTTTCGGGAGTTTGGAGGAAGTGAATTTTGGGTGAAACCAACAGCCGCGATAATTACCATGTTAATTATTTTTTTTGTGGCCTGGCTTGCTCATTTTATCACCAGACAGGTTTTGGTACGTATCGTGGTTCGTATAGCAAAACGAACTAAAACAACCTGGGACGATATACTGGTTGGTAATAAACTTTTTAATGGGCTGGCTCATTTGGTGCCTGCGTTTATAATTTTATATACCGCAAATTTTTCATTTCCGGTGCTGCACCAGGAACTCAGTGAGCTGGAGCCAGAAGTATTGGCCGAGCTAAGTAAGGATCATTACTTTAAACTGGCCGGTTTTCTCATAAAAATTGCCAAAATTTATTTTACAATTATTATTGTTTTTGTGGCCAACTCGGTGCTGAATTCTGGTATGGAAATATACAACACCACCGAATATTCGCATCATCGCCCGATAAAAGGATACATTCAGCTCATTAAAATTCTGGTTTATTTTATGGCTGGTATTATGGTGCTTGCCGTATTACTTAACCGAAATCCAACCGTTTTGTTAACCGGTTTGGGAGCCATGGCTGCAGTTTTGCTACTAGTTTTTAAGGATACAATTCTGGGCTTCGTGGCGTCAATACAACTTTCGGCCAACGACATGGTTAAAATTGGCGATTGGATTGAAATGCCCAGTCATAAGGCGGATGGTACAGTTATCGATATTACCTTAAACACAGTAAAAGTTCAGAACTGGGATAAAACCATCTCAACCATACCAACTTATGCTTTGGTGGCCGAATCGTTCTATAACTGGAAAGGAATGGAAGAATCGGGCGGAAGACGCATCAAACGTTCGGTAGCCATTGATACCAATACCATTAAATTTTGCGATGCAGCCATGTTGAGTCGTTTCGAGAAGTTTGATCTTATACGCGACTATGTTCGTGAAAAAGAACAAGAGCTGAAAGAATACAATAAGGGGAAAAATCTGGCAGAAGAAGATTACATCAGTGGCCGGCATCAAACCAATGTGGGTATATTCAGGAAATACCTGGAAGTATATTTACGTCAGCATCCTAAAATAAAACAAGACCTAACATTCTTGGTGCGTCAACTTGCACCGCAGGGTAAAGGTTTGCCTATCGAGATTTATGTGTTTAGCAACGATCAGGCCTGGGCAAATTACGAAGCCATTCAAGCCGATATTTTTGATCATATTTTTGCGGTGATTCCAGAATTTGAACTTCGGGTTTTCCAGGAGCCTACCGGTGCAGATATCGAAAAAATAGGTATTCGCTAG
- a CDS encoding Lrp/AsnC ligand binding domain-containing protein — protein sequence MKSNDYLEERPADIDELDEKILKLITKNARIPFLEVARECGVSGAAIHQRVQRLLNIGVVHGSEFVVSPQKLGYNTCAYMGIYLDKAKYHTQVAEALRNIPEVVECHYTTGAYAIFVKIQTKTNKHLKRLIDEQLQDIEGIARTETFISLEMDFKRQVPIK from the coding sequence ATGAAGTCGAATGATTATTTAGAAGAAAGACCAGCAGATATTGATGAGCTGGATGAAAAAATATTAAAGCTTATTACAAAAAACGCCCGAATTCCATTCTTAGAAGTTGCTCGTGAATGTGGTGTGTCAGGTGCTGCCATCCATCAGCGGGTACAACGTTTATTAAATATAGGTGTGGTGCATGGCAGTGAGTTCGTGGTTAGCCCGCAAAAACTTGGTTATAATACCTGTGCTTATATGGGGATTTACCTCGATAAGGCCAAATATCATACTCAGGTGGCAGAGGCATTAAGAAATATACCCGAAGTAGTTGAATGTCATTACACAACGGGTGCTTATGCTATTTTTGTAAAAATACAAACTAAAACGAATAAACACCTTAAGCGTTTGATTGATGAGCAACTTCAGGATATTGAAGGAATTGCCCGAACCGAGACTTTTATTTCGCTTGAAATGGATTTTAAACGACAAGTTCCTATAAAATAG
- a CDS encoding ammonium transporter: protein MKNSTSWWFILALLVFVAFLGVIIPSGVGDINIADLDAGDTAWMLTATGLVLLMTPGLAFFYGGMIQSRNIISTMLQSFIAMGIVSVLWVVVGFSIAFGDSIGAEGFGLFGNPLTFFMFKGVGGGTHPDFAPTFPFAVFAMFQLKFAIITPALITGSFAGRVRFRAYMLFMVLFIIFIYAPLAHWTWHPNGFLRNWGVLDFAGGTVVHMSAGFAALAGAIFLGRRKDANKEFKPANIPYILLGAGMLWFGWFGFNAGSALAADSIAASALVNTNTASAAAMLTWIFYDAAQGKKPSAVGAAIGLVVGLVAITPAAGFVNVGSSIFIGVIAAIVSNYAITLRTKSKLDDTLDVFPAHGMGGITGMIFTAVFANEVGLIHGEITTFLYHLLALVIVGVFTFGGSMLMYKITDLIVPLRISPHGEKVGLDISQHDESYNFVYTEE from the coding sequence ATGAAAAATTCAACAAGTTGGTGGTTTATTTTAGCCCTTCTGGTATTTGTCGCTTTTTTGGGCGTAATTATCCCGTCTGGCGTCGGCGATATTAATATTGCAGATCTTGATGCCGGTGACACAGCATGGATGTTAACAGCCACAGGATTGGTGCTTCTTATGACACCGGGTCTGGCTTTCTTTTATGGAGGTATGATTCAGTCGAGAAACATTATTTCAACAATGCTGCAAAGTTTTATTGCTATGGGAATAGTAAGTGTTTTATGGGTTGTTGTAGGCTTTAGCATCGCCTTTGGAGATAGTATTGGAGCCGAAGGCTTTGGTTTATTCGGAAATCCGCTTACATTCTTTATGTTTAAAGGCGTTGGCGGTGGAACTCACCCCGATTTTGCGCCAACATTTCCGTTTGCAGTATTTGCCATGTTCCAACTAAAATTTGCCATTATTACACCGGCTCTTATTACAGGTTCTTTTGCAGGAAGAGTGCGTTTTAGAGCTTACATGCTTTTTATGGTATTATTTATTATTTTTATTTATGCTCCTTTGGCGCACTGGACCTGGCATCCGAATGGTTTTCTGCGTAACTGGGGTGTTCTTGACTTTGCCGGAGGTACAGTGGTACATATGTCGGCCGGATTTGCAGCACTCGCCGGTGCAATATTCCTGGGCAGAAGAAAAGATGCCAATAAAGAATTTAAACCAGCGAATATTCCGTATATTTTACTTGGTGCAGGTATGTTATGGTTTGGTTGGTTCGGGTTTAATGCCGGATCGGCTCTGGCTGCCGACTCGATTGCAGCTTCGGCATTGGTAAATACCAATACGGCATCAGCAGCAGCAATGTTAACCTGGATATTCTACGATGCAGCTCAAGGCAAAAAGCCATCTGCAGTTGGTGCTGCAATTGGTTTAGTTGTTGGTTTGGTTGCCATTACACCTGCTGCCGGTTTTGTAAATGTCGGATCAAGTATTTTTATTGGAGTAATTGCAGCTATTGTTAGTAACTACGCTATTACTTTACGCACAAAATCAAAATTAGACGATACGCTTGATGTATTTCCTGCTCACGGAATGGGAGGTATTACCGGTATGATTTTCACCGCAGTATTTGCCAACGAAGTTGGTTTGATTCACGGCGAAATTACCACTTTCCTTTATCACCTGCTGGCACTTGTTATTGTTGGGGTGTTTACATTTGGTGGTTCAATGTTGATGTACAAAATTACCGATCTTATCGTTCCATTGCGTATTTCTCCTCACGGTGAAAAGGTTGGATTGGATATCAGTCAGCATGACGAGTCATACAATTTTGTATATACAGAAGAATAA
- a CDS encoding Lrp/AsnC ligand binding domain-containing protein, which yields MTLRNNLDDWDLKILDIITKNARIPFKDVAKEVGISRAAVHQRVNRMVDLEVIVGSGYHISPKKVDFKTCTYIGIFLEKGGLFSEVVKELEKIPEIVECHYTTGAYAIFIKVYAKDNEHLKNILSGDIQKIHGVASTETFISLEESFKRTIPVHS from the coding sequence ATGACTTTAAGAAATAATTTGGATGATTGGGATTTAAAAATTCTGGATATTATAACCAAAAATGCGCGTATACCTTTTAAAGATGTGGCCAAAGAAGTAGGGATTTCGCGTGCTGCTGTTCATCAGCGCGTTAACCGAATGGTTGATCTTGAAGTGATTGTTGGAAGCGGTTATCACATTAGTCCCAAAAAAGTTGACTTTAAAACATGTACTTATATCGGAATCTTTCTTGAAAAAGGAGGTTTGTTTAGTGAGGTGGTTAAAGAGTTGGAAAAAATTCCGGAAATTGTTGAATGCCATTACACCACCGGAGCGTATGCCATTTTTATTAAGGTGTACGCAAAAGATAATGAGCACCTTAAGAATATTTTAAGTGGCGATATTCAGAAGATTCACGGGGTGGCAAGTACAGAAACCTTTATTTCGTTAGAAGAATCATTTAAAAGAACAATTCCGGTTCATTCCTGA
- the rlmB gene encoding 23S rRNA (guanosine(2251)-2'-O)-methyltransferase RlmB codes for MKNRTINKEDFLFGTRALIEAIKKGKTIDKVLIKKGLRNELILELQELLKENGIAIQYVPVEKINRITRKNHQGVLAFVSPIEFDNIETLVPGIFEKGETPLLLVLDQITDVRNFGAIARSAECAGVHAIIIPEKGMARIGADAVKTSAGAIHNIPICKTNNLYHTLRFLKDSGINLVAATEKGTKLYSDSDMKTPIAIVMGAEDTGISPQILKITDEQLKIPILGKIESLNVSVSAALMIYEAVRQRNQE; via the coding sequence ATGAAAAACAGAACAATAAATAAAGAAGATTTTTTATTTGGCACAAGAGCCTTAATTGAAGCCATAAAGAAAGGTAAAACAATAGATAAAGTTCTTATAAAAAAAGGCCTTCGCAACGAGCTCATTCTCGAACTTCAGGAGCTGTTAAAAGAAAATGGAATTGCAATCCAATATGTGCCTGTTGAAAAAATAAACCGGATAACCCGAAAAAACCACCAGGGAGTTTTGGCTTTTGTTTCGCCAATTGAATTTGACAATATTGAAACACTTGTTCCGGGAATATTTGAAAAAGGAGAAACTCCTTTGCTCCTGGTTCTCGACCAAATTACCGATGTGAGAAACTTTGGAGCAATTGCCCGTTCGGCTGAATGTGCCGGTGTACACGCCATTATTATACCAGAAAAAGGAATGGCCAGAATTGGAGCAGATGCAGTTAAAACCTCCGCCGGGGCTATTCACAACATTCCCATTTGTAAAACCAACAACTTATATCACACGCTGCGTTTTTTAAAAGACTCGGGCATTAACCTTGTTGCTGCCACCGAAAAAGGAACAAAACTTTATTCCGATTCAGACATGAAAACACCAATTGCCATTGTAATGGGCGCTGAAGATACCGGTATTTCACCGCAAATTTTAAAAATTACAGATGAGCAGCTAAAAATTCCGATTCTGGGCAAAATCGAATCTCTAAATGTTTCCGTTTCAGCTGCACTAATGATCTACGAGGCAGTACGACAAAGAAATCAGGAATGA